The stretch of DNA GAGAAAGAGTTCATGTGAAGTTAAAACAGGCAgaaatgaaaacaaaaaaatgtgGCTCACCAAAGATACGAACAGATCCTGGCCCCTCCAACATTCATGGCCGTATATAACAAAGTCGAAGATGAACCCCACAAGCTTTCTTTTGCCTATCCACGGGCGATCACCCAGTAGGCCAGTACTATTTTGCTAAAGAACATTCGACGCAGCGCCTCGTGTGAACGTTCAGGTCACGCTCAGGTGATGCGGTTTTAACTTATGCGATTTCCTATTTGGTCATGCCGGGGTACGTGTACGCCCCCAACTCACATCTCGTGACTATAGTCTATAGATGGCATTGGCATCAAAATGTTTGGGACGTGAAGGGACAAAAAGAGTGCAAGATTGTTTAGTGCAGGCAGGAAGTGAAGCTCCTGCTGATGCAGCTTCCATGGTTACAGGTAACTTCGACGGCAAATAAGTGAAAAAGGGTAAATTCCTCCTCCCTTTGCTATGGCTTACTTGGGTGAATAAATATACCTATCTTGATGTTTCGTTGAAAATGAAAGGAACTCTACTTGGTGTAGATACTGCTTGCCAAAATTCTGTACAATTTTTGTATTCAATTTCAAATTTATCGGAAGTCGTTGaagatgaaaaaaaaggaagagagaaacAGCGGACACTTCATACCGACTAAAATCGTAGAACCTTTTGCTCAGTAATAGGCAAGGATGAATAATGGAGCATAAAAGCTAAATTGCTCCTACTAAGAACCGCATGTAAGTCCTCTTAAGTCTTAAGCCTTACACAATATTTTTTACAGTGTAATTGCAATATGCAACATAAACAGGATGACCATTTTCCATGATTAACAAAGATGACCACACCTACCTCAAATGGCGTCCACACATATAGCTTCCAAGTTCGAAGTGACATTACAACCACTGCTTCTCTGAAGAATTTATACTCGACTACTAATATTCATGGCCAGCCCCCACCTCATCACCAAGGTGCCACTCACTATGGGTTCATTGGTTGACAGAATTGAAATACTGAGAGGTGACGATGATCTTCAGCCGGCAAGCGGTCAGCAAGGCGCAACCAACCAACGGAACGTACAGGGGAGTAGGGGACGAGCAGGAGCTTACAGCAGGAACCTTTCCCTTTGCACGAtcgagcaggagcagcaggcCGGGCCGGCGCTGGGACGGAGACGGCAGTGTCCTATGCTTGACTCCCTTCTTCAGTTCTTCTCCATGAGAAATGAAAAATGTTAAACTCATCTTTCTACACCAAACAGACTATCCATCCATATTCAGGCATGAGCATGACAGGTTCGAAACTTAAAATGCATGCTGCTTTTGTTATATAGTTGCGCTTGTACCAGCTACTAGTAGTTCCATTTGCAGGGAATTTTAAGCATGTTCTACttctcatgcttgcaacaagacaCTTTTATATGATGTAGTAAAAAGATGCAACATCAGAACGGCTGCTTGCAGACTGAAATTTGGCAGGTGGAGAAACAACAGGTTTGAACTGATTCTGCACATATTGTTATTGCAGGCAACCACCAATGGGTTTGGCACATTGAAGCGCTAATTTATGTGTGATAACACAAGATTGGGGCCAATGAAACTAAGCAAAATTGAAACTGCAATTACAATCACAATTTCTACATACTTATTAGCCCAAGTTCGGTGAAGAGTCTTCACAAATTGTTTTACGACTTGCCTAAGTGCCAGGCAACCTATCTCACGAGCATCAATACCATAGAGGGAGCTAAGCACCAACACTTTTTATGCCAAACTAAGCCAATGAAACCAAAGAATGATAATAAATAGTCAGATTGAATATTTAATTCTCTACTATAAGATTTGATGTTGCAAAATTGTCCATCAGCAACAAACAAAAtaacttcaaaatttcaagTCACTCTTTGATCACAAAGAATCAGCAACCTATGTGCACCTAAAGCAGTACTACAGGACGCAAGGTTACATTACATACAGCTAGGGCAGGCCCAAAGGGTATCAAAAGCTTCGTTGAGATGAATGGCCCACTAGTGCATACATCCTGCAATGACGGAAGCAAGATTAAGGCAGTAGTATGCTTGCCaccaagcttctgtaaaaatcATTCCCCATATTTCAATCGAATAGCCAGCTgcgtagaaaaagaaaaagatccaTCATGAGCTAAGTGTGGTCTTTTCTTTTTAGGAACTCGTGAAACTTTAGTCGTATAGTGCTATGCTTAAGATAAGTGGAGAATGGTATTAATTAAATTCAGAAAAGCAATACATATGCACAATTTAAAATAAATGCAAAGGGCAACATATTGATTTTTTCCTTAAAAAAGAAAGGATGAAATAGTTATCTATGATGTTGAGTCCACAAACAATATCAGGGTCAGATGCGCAGCAACATTGTCTATGTTCTCACAAAAGTAGGAAACAAGTGGAAAGTGCTGTTAATATCTCTTGGTAAAAAGAATTGTATGTCTCCATctcaaaagaaaataaaaaagaactgCATGTCCCATGCATTAAATCATGGCAATAACTATTGGTACAACTAGTAAGCATTTTTTTCATAAAAGAACAGACAAAGTGAAGGTAAATGAAAGTTTAAACAGGAATGAGAACAAACAGCATACCCAATTGGTCCAAATAACAATAGTTTCTCATCCATTTGATGCTCTGTTTGCACCAACTGGACCTGGTCAGAATGATCTTCATTTTCTCTTGCTAGAAAGGCTGGCATCACCCTCTGATTTCACTAATAGCAGAAAGGAAAACTGGTAAAAACAACATACCTAACTGATTTAAAATAATCTTGGATGTTACTGAAGAAAGTGGTTAATGTATATTTGATGAGCATGCTAAATGGTATATTTGGTAGGTTAGGATATGTAATCCCGGACTGCCATATGTATCGGGGAGGTGCCTTACCCCTAAGTCTTTAtactctatatataccgcccaaggggctcaatgcaatTCATCGACCATATTATATgcatcctactttcctacaTAGTACCACGAGTTAGGGTTTCGACCTAGGCTTCCACTTCCGCAGCcgcccccgcctcgccgcccccggGGAGATCTATCTCCGCCGGGGGCAACGCCCTCGTAGGATGCCCGGTGGATTCCTCTGATCCGCCGTGCCTGTCGTCGTCAAGCACAGCAAGGAGACCTACCTCGCCGCCAGGatccgtcaccgtcgcctccgcgCGGGCGGGCGCCGCCTGCATCCAGGGCCGCTCCGCGTGGGGCGCCATCGGGCGCCGTCGTGGGGAACTGCTACTGTGTTTCTCTTTTCCCGATCAGAGATCGGGTTTGCGTAGCCCTACCGTTCGTTGCCGCATCATCGTCAACGCTCCCGAGAACGAGGTTGCTGTTGCGCGCCCTCACATGCTGCAACATCGACGCTCATGGTCAAGCCAGCATCGCCGGTGTCGCCACCTTTTCAGGCGGTGGTGCCATCCACTGCCGGTCCTCGTCAAGCTGGCACTTGATCCGAGTCCGCGCCTCTTGCCGTTCTCGCGCGGACACCACCGCCGATGTTGCTGAAGGAAAACCCCGTGCGCTTTTCAGCTGCCTGGTCTACCATCGCCATCCGCCGCTCACCGTCCTACTGCTGTCCTCGGCCAGAAGTTGCTGATCATGTGTACTCAGGTGCCTCGATGACGCTTCGGACCCGCGCCCtcctccacggcttcgaccacgtccacctcgaccTCGGTTACTTCGGCACTAAggggctatcatctgcatgaaCTACTCCAGTCGAAGCATTCACACCGGCGTTCCGACTGCGGGGGGATatctccattgttctccagtctgtccgttcgtgttgctaccgctacgactgcgaggggatgttagagtatatttggtaggttAGGACATGTAATCCCGGATTGCCATATGTATCGGGGAGGTGCCTTACCCCCCAAGTCTCAGtactctatatataccgcccaaggggctcaatgcaatTCATCGACCatattatacgcatcctactttcctacaCTAAATTCTAGCAAAGATATACAGCGCAAAGTATATTAACAGTAACTCAGTCTTGACAGGTTCATCAGGAGGAGAGTAATCCTTGAAGTTAAAGAAGGACCAATAATTCAATATGAGTTAATGTTATCTACATGTCATAATAAGACAGAAAGAACTGTTCGAGCAAATAGTATCCCAAGTAAAGGCCAGATCAGGATTCCGAAAACCAGGTCGAGATCTCACTTTTTCTTAGTCAGCAACTATATTCACTCGGTAATTTGGTtgcctatcttttcttttccctgaAATTCCGATTCAAAATTTCAGGATATGAGTTTGAAGTTGAAATACACATATTTTCAATTGTACTTGATTGCACTGGCTGGTAGTCGACAGAGGTATGAGGACAAATCAGGCAGAGCTCTGAAAACCAGAACCAGAATTTTTCCAGTTACAAACACTGGCAACAGTTTTAAGAATCATCCACAAGGCTGGTAAAGCATATAGCTCAGCTCTTTCCAAATTTGTCTACAAATAATCTAGTAAGATTCTTTACTTTCCAGGAAATAACATGATGTGTTATGATCTGGTGCCTGTACGTAGTTAACATTTGCTCTATCTTTCTATCTATTTTGTGTTCCAGGAGAGTGAAATTTACCAGGAACCTAAAAATTTCAAATTGTTGCCACTGATATTCTTGAATTTAATATATTCCATGGACCAGATAGTATACCTAGTCCGCTTATGACCATTTGAGGAAGTCATGGCAAAAGCATTGACATTGTCACATGTCAAAGCAGCAAAACCCACATCATATACTATCCAGCTGCATGGGTTTGCCTCTTTTGCCTTTTGATAAGGCCTTCCATCAAAGTGATATAAGTTGAACTGTCAACAGACATGCCCTTTTGCATCATCTCATCTAAAACAGCCTTAGCTTCTTTCAGTTGCCCTCCAATGCAGAGCTCATTTACACGTTTGTTATAGTTCTCCTGATCATCGCTTTGTGCATTTCCACCAATCTCAGCGTCACATTTAAGATCTGGGTTCTTCCCTGTCTCATTCATTACAGGATAATATTTTTCAGATAATTTTCCACTGTCCTCCAACTTATGCAGCATATTCTGTGCTTCCTCTGATCGCTCTGCCTCAGATAGTGCAGACAACACAACATTGTAAGTAAATGCATCAGGCTGCAAGCCTCTGGCCTCCATGTCAGCAAAGAAATGCAAAGCCATATCAACATTGCTATCTTTGCACAAAGCATGAATTAAGGTGTTATATGTGATGACATCAaccttcttccctttctctaCCCATGACTCGAAAAGCTTCAATGCTTTGTCAAGCTTGCCATACAGACAAAGCCCATTCATCAAAGTGTTGCAGGTAACAACATCTGGCTTAAAAGAGTTCTCCACCATCTTGTTGTGGAACTGGAAAGCGTTCTCCAAGTCCCCCTCCTTACAGTAGGCATGAATGATGATATTGTAGGTGGTGTCATCTGGCACCAACCCCTTCTCCATCAGCTCATTCAATTTATCAACAGCCTCTTTCAACTTACCCATTCTGGAAAGCCCTTTGATCAATGTGTTATAAGTAGAAACACTAGGTGTTAACTTCCTTTCGACCATTTCATCCCACAGACGCTGTGCAGGCTCTGGATTATACTCCTTAAAGTAGGCTGCCATCACTGTACCATAGCTGACTTCATCAGGTACAAAACCCCTCTGGGGTGGTGAATGTAAGAGCTCCTCAGCCTCTTCATAACGCTTCTCTTTGCATAGGTTAAATAGTAAAGTGTTCAGGGTGAAAGTGTCCATTTTGAGCCCCCTTCTCACCATCTCATCCATCAACATGAATGCTTTGGCAACATTGCAGGCTTTGCAATATGCATCAATCAATGTATTGTACGTAATCACATCTGGTGCCAACCCCTCCTCTTCCATCATTTTGAGGCGCCCTAATGCCTCTTCCAATTGTCCTTCCCTGCAGAGCCCCTTCACAACAATGTTATGTGTGACCAAACTTGCCTTCACCCCTTTGTCACGCATTTCCTCGAGCAGATTCAGTGCATCTGAAGAGCACTGCCACTTAAAGCATGCATCAAGAAGGGTATTGTAGGTGACTACATCAGGTGATACTATGCCGAGCCGCTCCATCTCATCCTTCAGCCTAAATGCCTCGCCGACCTTCCCTGCCTGGCAGAGCCCTGCTGCAAGCACATTGTACGTCCACAGGTCGGGCTCGAACCCGAACGCCGTCATGGCCTCCACGACCTTGGTCGCTTGCTTCATCCACCCGAGCCTTGCATATGCTGAGACGAGGGTATTATACGTGGGCCTGATGGGCGCGATCCCCTCCTTCTTCATCCTGGCCAGCAGCGCCCGCGCCTCGCCAAGCATGCCCTTGCGACAGTGCGCGTTGAGAAGCGTGTTGTAGGTGACAGCGTCGGGGGAGAGTCCAAAACCCTGCATTGTGGAGAGCGTTGAAAGGGCGTCGGCGAGGGTGCCCTTGGAGCAGTGGGTGTGGACCAGGAGGTTGAAGGTGTAATGGTTGGGGTGGAGCCGCAAACCGATGAGGGAGCGGAAGGCGTCCAGAGAGGCctgcggcgaggtggaggggctGCGCGCGAGGGCGGAGAGTACGGCGTTAGCTGCCTGGAGGGAGGGGCGGACGCGCCCGCGGCGTCGGAAGGAGTGGAGGAGCTGCGCGGCGaggtgggggcggcggaggcgggcgtaCGCGGAgagcgcggcgtcggcgagcgcgCTCGTGGGGAGAGTcgagaggaggtggcggtggagtCGGCGCGGCGGGTCGAGCGGAACGAAGTCgaggaggagcgggaggaggtCGCGGTAGGGGAGCACGgggaggagcgggaggagggagggaaggcAGGAAGGAGGCGAGACGAGGCGGCGGTAGGCGAGGAgagcgcgcggcgaggcgagcgacggGTTGGCGGCGGCAAGGGAGAGCACGCGCGGGTGGTGCGAGGCGGTGAGGCGCGGGAGGTACGGGGCCAGGACGGTGtccatgggcggcggcgagggcaggCGGGAGGCGGCGACGAGCGCGTCCGCCACGGACGAGACAAGGGCATCGTCTGGGTCAGTACGGGGGCTGGATgcagccgccggcgaggaggaggcggagattGAAGGTGGAGTGTCCATGGGGACGGGAGGCGGCGTTGTGTGACGGCGCTGCAGGCGGAGCGAACAGGAAGAAGAACTTGGCCGCGGCCAGTGGAGGAGACGAGGCCTTGGTGGGCTTGATGGAGGCCCAGTTATGGAGGAGTTGGTGTGCGCAGTTCGGTGGCGGGCCGGTGTGACTTCaccgagaaaaaaaaagttggacCGGGCAGATTGTCAATTGTCAGTTTGTAACATTGGCGCGACAAAAAAGTTGGAGtagttcgtttgacttttttttacCTAAAATTGACCACtagtcttattcaaaaaatttgtgcaaatattatcaaatttaagtcattcttgaagatcttgtattgataaaacAGCCCAcaataaaagaaataaaagaagtgatattttgcacaaattttaaataagacgagtgTTTAAaattgaggttaaaaaaatcaaacaacctacaatttggaacggagggagtactcgtCGAGTcaccaaaagaaaataaatcgACTACTCAGTTAAAAAAAACTACTTCATGGACAATAAGGCTCCTGTGAGTTCTGCGTCACGAAAAGAGAAACAAAATGCATTTTCAAATAGGGCTGAGATCGCTACCATATTACATTCTGGAATGTCAACCGCAAACTTTGCTACAAAACTTGCATGAAAAAGGTACATAAATATGCATTCTCTCAATTAGACCAAAATTTTCAGTATGGCAATCGATCTTGATCCTATCAACATCGTCAAATGTGGAATGGAGCACGGTACTTTTGGCCACTTAGAAAAGGGCACCAGGATAGCTGGAGTTAGACATCAGAGTATGCAGCCTCGTTGATCCGCAGCTCATAGCCTTCGCTGCTCCCAAGCTTTTTCTTCCtgggaaggggaaaaaaaggaacATCATACAGTGTGCACACCAATCACAAGTACAAAAAAATACTTGCTTTAGAACAATGTATTACAGTACATGCTGATATCAAAACTGACCTTCATTTGTCTAGCAATAGAAGGAAGCCATTTCTCTCCCCTAACCTTCTTAAATTCCTGcaccctttcttcctccctctttGCTTTTGCCTTTGCTGCAGCTTCTCTCGCTTCTAATCTAGCCAATGATCTTTGGGATGCTTTCTTTGCAGAAACAAGAATGTCACTGCCGTCAACAGCAACAGACCGGAGCATATGCCTGAACTGAAACCAAGATCGAAGTAACAGCAGTATAAATGACGAGTAAAAACTTCAGTCACAGTCCaaattaaagaaacaattgaTATCCAACCTTCTTTGATTTTTCATCGACCTCTTCACCAGGCACAATTCTTGGTCTCTTGAGTTGTACATGCAGTTTATCTGGAAGAAATATAACATT from Panicum virgatum strain AP13 chromosome 9K, P.virgatum_v5, whole genome shotgun sequence encodes:
- the LOC120646960 gene encoding pentatricopeptide repeat-containing protein At2g16880-like, with protein sequence MDTPPSISASSSPAAASSPRTDPDDALVSSVADALVAASRLPSPPPMDTVLAPYLPRLTASHHPRVLSLAAANPSLASPRALLAYRRLVSPPSCLPSLLPLLPVLPYRDLLPLLLDFVPLDPPRRLHRHLLSTLPTSALADAALSAYARLRRPHLAAQLLHSFRRRGRVRPSLQAANAVLSALARSPSTSPQASLDAFRSLIGLRLHPNHYTFNLLVHTHCSKGTLADALSTLSTMQGFGLSPDAVTYNTLLNAHCRKGMLGEARALLARMKKEGIAPIRPTYNTLVSAYARLGWMKQATKVVEAMTAFGFEPDLWTYNVLAAGLCQAGKVGEAFRLKDEMERLGIVSPDVVTYNTLLDACFKWQCSSDALNLLEEMRDKGVKASLVTHNIVVKGLCREGQLEEALGRLKMMEEEGLAPDVITYNTLIDAYCKACNVAKAFMLMDEMVRRGLKMDTFTLNTLLFNLCKEKRYEEAEELLHSPPQRGFVPDEVSYGTVMAAYFKEYNPEPAQRLWDEMVERKLTPSVSTYNTLIKGLSRMGKLKEAVDKLNELMEKGLVPDDTTYNIIIHAYCKEGDLENAFQFHNKMVENSFKPDVVTCNTLMNGLCLYGKLDKALKLFESWVEKGKKVDVITYNTLIHALCKDSNVDMALHFFADMEARGLQPDAFTYNVVLSALSEAERSEEAQNMLHKLEDSGKLSEKYYPVMNETGKNPDLKCDAEIGGNAQSDDQENYNKRVNELCIGGQLKEAKAVLDEMMQKGMSVDSSTYITLMEGLIKRQKRQTHAAG